The window CTGGCGCTTCGCGGACCTGCCGCCCGACCGCGAGGCCCATGCCCTGGCGCTCGACGCGCTGGCCGGCTTCGCCGCGCTCGGCGAGCCCGAACGCCACGCCCTCCTCACCCGCCTGGGCGAGGGGGCGTTCGACGGCGCGGCCCTGTCCGGGCCGCAGATGAAGCGCTGGTTCGAGGACCTGCGCGCCGACCTGGTGCGCCTCTGGCTGGCGCATCCCGCGGCCATGGCCCGCATCGGCTTCGACGGTTTCGCCAATGGCGGGGACGGTCCGCGCAAGCAGGGTTTCGAGCGGCTGGGCGCCGGCGAACGGGAAGCCTGGGAACCGGTGATGGAGGTGACGCGATGAAGCTCGATGCGATGCGCCTGCACGGCGGGGACGAGGTCGTGGACGCGGTGGTGATCGGCACCGGCGCCGGGGGCGCGCCGCTGCTCGCGAAGCTGGCCGCGCGCGGCCTCCGCGTGGTCGCGCTGGAAGCCGGCGACAACCGGGAACCGGGCGACCACACCGCCGACGAGGCCGAGGGCACGGACATCAACTGGATGGAGGAACGCCTGAGCGGCGGCGCCACCCCGACCGCGTTCGGCTCCAACAACAGCGGCACGGGCGTCGGCGGCTCGACCCTGCACTGGGGCGCCTTCACGCCGCGCCCCGATCCGCGCGACCTCCGGCTGCGCACGCTGACGGGGCAGGGCCACGACTGGCCGATCCCGCACGCGGAACTCGTCGGCTACATCGAGCAGGTCGAGCGCTTCATCGGCGTCTCCGGCCCGTCCCGCTATCCGTGGGACCCCGAGCGCACGTACCCGCTGCCGCCCGCCCGTCGCAACGCCTCGGCGGACATGATGGCGCGGGGCTGCGCCGCGCTGGGCATCCGCACCGCCGACGCGCCGGCCGCCCTGGTCTCGCGCGACTGGCAGCAGGAAGGCGGCGGACTGCGCCAGGCCTGCGTGAACTGCGGCTCCTGTCACCAGGGGTGCCGCAACGCCTCCAAGGGCAGCATGGACACGACCTACCTGCCATCGGCGGTCGCCCACGGCGCGGAGATCCGGCCCGGCTGCCGGGTCCACGGCATCGAGCGCGACGCCGCCGGACGCGTGACCGGCGTCGTCTACCGGCAACGCGGCGTCGACCGCCGGCAGCGCTGCGCGGCGCTGTTCGTCTGCGCCGGCGGCATCGAGACCCCGCGGCTCCTGCTGCACACCGGCCTGGCCAACGGCAGCGGCCAGGTCGGGCGCAACTTCATGGCGCACGGCGCGACCCAGGTCTGGGGCCGTTTCGACACCGAGATGCGCAGTCACCGGGGCTATCCGTCGTCGCTCCTGACCGAGGACACGCTGCGTCCGGCCGATGCCGACTTCGCGGGCGGCTACCTGATCCAGAGCCTGGGCGCCATGCCCGCCACGCTGGCGACCTCGATGGTGCGCGGCGCCGGGCTGTGGGGCCGGGC of the Comamonadaceae bacterium OTU4NAUVB1 genome contains:
- a CDS encoding GMC family oxidoreductase, which produces MKLDAMRLHGGDEVVDAVVIGTGAGGAPLLAKLAARGLRVVALEAGDNREPGDHTADEAEGTDINWMEERLSGGATPTAFGSNNSGTGVGGSTLHWGAFTPRPDPRDLRLRTLTGQGHDWPIPHAELVGYIEQVERFIGVSGPSRYPWDPERTYPLPPARRNASADMMARGCAALGIRTADAPAALVSRDWQQEGGGLRQACVNCGSCHQGCRNASKGSMDTTYLPSAVAHGAEIRPGCRVHGIERDAAGRVTGVVYRQRGVDRRQRCAALFVCAGGIETPRLLLHTGLANGSGQVGRNFMAHGATQVWGRFDTEMRSHRGYPSSLLTEDTLRPADADFAGGYLIQSLGAMPATLATSMVRGAGLWGRALVDAVDGYRFMAGVGINAECLPADGNRLELSDERDAFGMPKAVVSFSAGANEAAIDRHATRTMRRIVEAAGASATMVLQRTAHTIGTCRMGTDPETAVVDADGRSFDIDNLWICDNSVFPSSLVANPALTIMALSLRTAERFLAA